The following coding sequences are from one Ornithodoros turicata isolate Travis chromosome 1, ASM3712646v1, whole genome shotgun sequence window:
- the LOC135378725 gene encoding uncharacterized protein LOC135378725, with protein sequence MSLQLSNNEPKVHEENEWEDMLRVMHKAIDERSHIQVQQCLRMLRHLRLWLHPDTGESAMHRAIKSNSFYIYGLLLSHECDFRSKKEWKCLKSLNGIQRSELQRQRLFVTKYGDSYVNHLKARTESQMNSQGFGKYVDKMFKALDNIGLVRPILQVAATAHHLRIRFDFDRGDVQPMMGCRNSGNLGITDTAKDEVFIAANPKVSFDADRDAEVLGTLAHELCHFALHLVFRNGGIPYCCTDLERKRRYDDIIQGVRKKQEGLDKIVKLALDYATEEELIVRMPHILALRGSPGKGDAILRGQTPELLEFYNELVTSDMANYINNACPSKDTENIKIENVRLQKADNTEKLNVTFTEPMKHQDLKDVPLLILTGPELLLLEILVHDALKSTGQPYLFFEASQWDDTLADVLTQNKCNFILLICNDSRKLRTIFELLSVVSQVVGTILLVPRGHKDYFLAEEQQDAFFANSSLFRVHMNRSFAYIDKACFEKIAEKRKVLSKSHILFQGADYRPLIHEVISLDNFVNFIDATAFLKLCQSKYIEVGPQLGKVPQDVNDYYVRRRLTFGVRGEDYGEGYLWKTQEKVVGVCGLPGTGKSALASRLSIKMKNIDVKNWVLHVYLPRRIGLVNLANGVRDFQQLAHLCNVETIGPEFKLFEHCVQNDTPVKIVIIFEAFDDQKRMPRVHSCTSKAPEENQCFKNVYHEPHSVQDNDRRCYRSRAYGNGSVYKRGTRRIL encoded by the coding sequence ATGAGCCTCCAACTCTCCAATAATGAGCCCAAGGTCCACGAGGAGAATGAATGGGAAGACATGCTAAGAGTAATGCACAAGGCGATAGACGAAAGGAGTCATATTCAAGTGCAACAATGTCTTCGAATGCTACGACACCTCAGATTGTGGCTACACCCAGACACCGGCGAGTCAGCCATGCACAGAGCAATCAAGAGCAACTCTTTCTATATATATGGATTGCTTCTGTCGCACGAGTGTGATTTCAGAAGTAAGAAAGAATGGAAATGCTTGAAAAGTCTAAACGGGATTCAACGGTCGGAACTTCAAAGACAACGACTATTCGTGACGAAATACGGCGACTCTTATGTAAATCACCTGAAAGCTCGAACGGAAAGTCAAATGAACTCTCAAGGCTTCGGAAAGTATGTTGACAAAATGTTCAAAGCACTGGACAACATTGGGTTAGTTCGACCTATTCTGCAAGTAGCTGCCACTGCACATCATCTGAGAATCCGATTCGACTTCGACAGAGGTGACGTCCAACCCATGATGGGATGCCGTAATAGCGGCAACCTTGGAATAACAGATACTGCAAAAGATGAAGTTTTTATCGCAGCCAATCCGAAAGTATCATTCGACGCAGATCGCGACGCAGAAGTCCTGGGAACATTAGCGCACGAGCTGTGCCACTTTGCTCTTCATCTGGTGTTCAGGAACGGGGGTATACCCTACTGTTGCACTGATCTAGAGAGAAAACGTAGATACGATGACATCATTCAAGGCGTTAGGAAGAAACAAGAAGGATTAGACAAAATAGTCAAGCTGGCACTTGATTATGCCACGGAGGAGGAACTGATAGTCCGGATGCCCCACATACTTGCTCTGCGAGGCAGTCCTGGAAAAGGCGACGCCATCCTGAGGGGTCAGACACCGGAGCTCCTCGAATTCTACAATGAACTTGTTACATCAGATATGGCAAACTACATCAATAATGCATGCCCCAGCAAAGACACAGAAAACATTAAGATAGAAAACGTGAGGCTTCAAAAAGCAGATAATACGGAGAAGCTCAATGTAACCTTCACGGAACCCATGAAGCACCAGGACCTAAAGGATGTTCCCCTCCTCATTCTTACAGGTCCAGAGCTGTTGTTGCTTGAGATCCTTGTCCACGATGCGCTCAAGTCTACGGGACAGCCGTACTTATTTTTCGAAGCATCCCAGTGGGACGACACGCTGGCAGATGTCTTAACTCAAAACAAATGTAACTTCATTCTTCTAATCTGCAACGATAGCAGAAAACTACGCACCATATTTGAGCTTCTCAGTGTAGTTTCACAAGTGGTTGGCACAATCCTGCTTGTACCTCGTGGACACAAGGATTACTTTCTGGCAGAGGAACAACAGGATGCTTTTTTTGCAAACAGCTCACTCTTTCGAGTACATATGAATCGTTCCTTCGCTTATATAGACAAGGCCTGCTTCGAGAAGATTGCAGAGAAGCGTAAGGTTCTCAGTAAGTCACACATACTATTTCAGGGCGCCGACTATCGGCCACTAATTCATGAGGTGATTAGCTTGGACAACTTTGTAAACTTTATCGACGCCACTGCATTCCTAAAGTTATGCCAGTCCAAGTACATCGAAGTAGGGCCACAACTTGGCAAAGTGCCACAAGACGTGAACGATTACTACGTCAGGCGACGCTTGACCTTCGGAGTACGTGGTGAAGATTACGGCGAAGGGTACCTCTGGAAGACACAGGAGAAAGTTGTGGGTGTCTGTGGCCTCCCCGGAACGGGCAAAAGCGCCTTGGCGTCGAGGCTTTCAATAAAGATGAAAAACATTGATGTGAAGAATTGGGTATTGCATGTCTACCTTCCACGGAGAATTGGACTTGTCAATTTAGCAAATGGCGTCAGAGACTTCCAACAATTGGCCCATCTGTGCAACGTAGAAACTATAGGACCGGAGTTTAAATTGTTTGAGCATTGTGTGCAAAATGACACTCCGGTCAAGATTGTGATCATTTTTGAGGCTTTTGACGATCAAAAAAGAATGCCGCGAGTACATTCTTGCACTTCTAAAGCTCCTGAAGAAAACCAATGTTTTAAAAATGTGTATCATGAGCCGCACAGTGTTCAAGACAACGATAGGAGATGCTATCGAAGCCGAGCCTATGGAAATGGTTCCGTTTACAAAAGAGGAACTCGTCGAATTCTTTAG